In Meles meles chromosome 14, mMelMel3.1 paternal haplotype, whole genome shotgun sequence, a single window of DNA contains:
- the MTMR6 gene encoding myotubularin-related protein 6, with protein sequence MEHIRTTKVEQVKLLDRFSTSNKSLTGTLYLTATHLLFIDSHQKETWILHHHIALVEKLALTTSGCPLVIQCKNFRIVHFIVPRERDCHDIYNSLLQLSKQAKYEDLYAFSYNPKQNDSERLQGWELIDLAEEYKRMGVPNSNWQLSDANREYKICETYPRELYVPRIASKPIIVGSSKFRSKGRFPVLSYYHHDKEAAICRCSQPLSGFSARCLEDEHLLQAISKANPVNRYMYVMDTRPKLNAMANRAAGKGYENEDNYSNIRFQFVGIENIHVMRSSLQKLLEVNGTKGLSVSDFYSGLESSGWLRHIKAVMDAAIFLAKAIMVENASVLVHCSDGWDRTSQVCSLGSLLLDSYYRTIKGFMVLIEKDWISFGHKFSERCGHLDGDPKEVSPVFTQFLECVWHLTEQFPQAFEFNEAFLLQIHEHIHSCQFGNFLGNCQKEREELKLKEKTYSLWPFLLDDQKKYLNPLYSSKSPKFAVLEPNTVSFNFRFWRNMYHQFDRTLHPRQSVFNIIMNMDEENKQLEKDIKDLESKIKQRKNKQTDGILTKELLHSVHPESPTLKTSLCFKEQTLLPVNHALRTIEGSNPADNRYSEYAEEFSKSEPGVVSLEYGVARMTC encoded by the exons ATGGAGCACATCCGTACGACCAAG gtTGAGCAAGTGAAATTACTTGACCGATTCAGTACCAGCAACAAGTCGCTAACAGGAACACTCTATCTTACGGCCACACATCTATTATTTATAGACTCTCATCAGAAAGAAACCTGG ATACTGCACCACCATATTGCCTTAGTAGAGAAACTAGCTTTGACTACTTCTGGATGCCCACTTGTGATTCAGTGCAAGAACTTCAGGATTGTGCATTTCATTGTTCCCAGAGAAAGAGATTGCCATGATATTTACAATTCTTTGCTACAATTATCAAAACAAG CAAAATATGAAGATCTCTATGCATTCTCTTACAATCCCAAACAAAATGATTCAGAACGACTACAAGGTTGGGAGCTCATTGATCTTGCTGAGGAATATAAGAGGATGGGAGTGCCAAATTCAAACTGGCAGCTGTCTGATGCCAACCGAGAATACAAG ATTTGTGAAACTTATCCCAGAGAACTTTATGTTCCCCGAATAGCAAGCAAACCAATAATTGTTGGTAGTTCCAAATTCCGGAGCAAGGGAAGATTCCCAGTTCTTTCCTATTATCATCACGATAAAGAG GCTGCCATTTGTCGATGTAGTCAACCACTATCGGGATTCAGTGCCAGGTGCCTGGAGGATGAACATTTGCTTCAAGCCATTAGTAAAGCCAATCCAGTCAATCGCTATATGTATGTCATGGATACCAGGCCCAAA CTGAATGCAATGGCCAACCGAGCAGCTGGAAAAGGTTATGAAAATGAAGACAACTATTCTAACATTAGATTTCAGTTTGTTggaattgaaaatattcatgtCATGCGGTCCAGCCTTCAAAAATTATTGGAAG TCAATGGTACCAAAGGGCTTTCTGTCAGTGATTTCTACTCTGGTTTGGAGAGCTCAGGATGGCTTCGCCATATCAAAGCTGTTATGGACGCTGCAATCTTCTTAGCCAAA GCAATAATGGTTGAAAATGCAAGTGTGTTGGTACATTGTTCTGATGGTTGGGATAGGACTTCCCAGGTTTGTTCCCTTGGCTCTCTTTTACTGGATTCCTACTACAGAACAATCAAAGGATTCATG GTTTTAATAGAAAAGGATTGGATCTCTtttggacataagttttcagagAG GTGTGGCCATTTGGATGGTGACCCAAAGGAAGTCTCACCGGTGTTTACTCAGTTCTTGGAGTGTGTGTGGCATCTGACCGAACAGTTCCCACAAGCCTTTGAATTCAATGAAGCGTTTCTTCTTCAGATTCATGAACATATTCATTCATGCCAGTTTGGAAACTTCCTTGGAAATtgtcagaaggaaagagaagagctcAA GTTAAAGGAAAAGACTTACTCCCTGTGGCCATTTCTCCTGGATGACCAAAAGAAGTACTTAAATCCTCTCTACAGTTCCAAATCTCCGAAATTTGCAGTTTTGGAGCCAAATACAGTATCTTTCAATTTTAG GTTTTGGAGAAACATGTACCATCAATTTGATCGAACATTGCATCCTAGACAGTCCGTGTTTAATATAATTATGAATATGGATGAGGAAAATAAACAGTTAGAGAAAGATATTAAAGACTTAGAATCT AAAATTAAGCAAcgtaaaaataagcaaacagatGGAATTCTCACCAAGGAGTTATTACATTCAGTTCATCCTGAATCACCTACCCTCAAAACTTCCTTGTGTTTTAAGGAGCAAACTCTGTTGCCTGTGAATCATGCTCTTCGAACTATAGAGGGCAGCAACCCAGCAGATAATCGTTATAGTGAATACGCTGAAGAGTTCTCCAAGTCGGAACCTGGTGTGGTTAGCTTAGAGTATGGTGTGGCCAGAATGACCTGTTAG